In a single window of the Biomphalaria glabrata chromosome 5, xgBioGlab47.1, whole genome shotgun sequence genome:
- the LOC129926247 gene encoding uncharacterized protein LOC129926247 isoform X2, whose amino-acid sequence MAVTVPCFRHLTFTAWAIYIIAFILILTAASTSHWLVWESTGQHQGVFPCCPTFQCQQSSSATGVLLIAAAIAFGVDIPNRTRTLIYNNCALSAEVELAESYSLFVVGSCLFVIVGLILFLATPRVRQPLMFGDVEAADTCVEMQTVATDIPGPNVQTRTLVSGSEETRHDSSNGDNGTRSDRRFEQHSQNGHLVQVVGQTGQESDAWSIPRVVPSAPEYTFLAQNESVLEHSEPNRLDNQVVEQFRADTPESEYATLDQIELECAQLSQLESIHTRVSSSEHGPTSTLSSNTISSALQLEYEPSVHAEGALNISTIECEYETLDQAESGRVIPEHPELEYEISEQIQGEELSETIELDYENLDELNFRHERSKSCDLENKPSEQEQVRQEMSDPTELDYEDLETINSRLESVYNNT is encoded by the exons ATGGCTGTTACTGTGCCTTGCTTCAGACATCTGACATTCACTGCATGGGCTATTTACATCATCGCATTCATTCTGATCCTCACTGCCGCCTCAACTAGCCATTGGTTAGTTTGGGAGTCAACCGGACAACATCAAGGAGTCTTCCCTTGTTGCCCTACATTCCAATGCCAACAAAGTTCTTCCGCTACAG GTGTTTTGCTTATTGCTGCGGCCATTGCCTTTGGTGTTGATATTCCAAATAGGACCAGGACATTGATTTACAACAATTGTGCCCTATCAGCCGAAGTTGAACTAGCCGAGTCTTATTCCCTCTTCGTAGTTGGAAGCTGTTTGTTCGTGATCGTTGGTCTGATACTCTTCCTGGCCACACCCCGAGTCCGCCAGCCTTTGATGTTCGGGGATGTCGAGGCTGCAGATACCTGCGTAGAGATGCAGACTGTCGCCACAGACATTCCAGGGCCAAATGTTCAGACTAGGACGTTGGTCTCAGGGAGTGAAGAAACAAGGCATGACAGCAGTAATGGAGATAATGGCACCAGGAGTGACAGACGTTTTGAACAACACTCACAGAATGGTCACTTAGTTCAAGTGGTTGGTCAAACTGGTCAAGAATCGGACGCTTGGAGCATCCCCAGAGTTGTACCGTCTGCACCGGAGTACACATTTTTAGCCCAAAATGAATCAGTTTTAGAGCATTCAGAACCAAATAGATTAGATAATCAAGTTGTAGAACAATTCAGAGCAGACACTCCTGAATCGGAATATGCCACTTTAGATCAGATAGAACTAGAGTGTGCTCAATTAAGTCAGTTGGAGTCCATTCACACCAGGGTAAGTAGCTCTGAACATGGTCCGACATCAACATTATCAAGTAACACCATTTCATCAGCGTTACAGCTTGAATACGAGCCTTCTGTACACGCAGAAGGTGCTCTAAACATTTCAACGATAGAATGTGAGTATGAGACATTAGATCAAGCAGAAAGTGGTCGAGTTATCCCAGAGCATCCAGAACTTGAGTACGAAATCTCCGAGCAGATTCAAGGAGAAGAACTTTCAGAAACGATTGAACTTGACTATGAGAATTTAGATGAACTAAATTTTAGGCATGAACGGTCAAAGTCATGTGATCTCGAGAATAAACCTTCAGAGCAGGAACAAGTCCGTCAAGAAATGTCAGACCCAACAGAACTAGACTATGAAGATTTAGAGACGATCAATTCACGATTAGAGTCCGTGTACAATAATACTTAG
- the LOC129926247 gene encoding uncharacterized protein LOC129926247 isoform X1 has translation MAVTVPCFRHLTFTAWAIYIIAFILILTAASTSHWLVWESTGQHQGVFPCCPTFQCQQSSSATVDKMEAFLGLFITGYTVVLATGLTSVVFVWRNKELKCLPCFPAIACLLGSGGVLLIAAAIAFGVDIPNRTRTLIYNNCALSAEVELAESYSLFVVGSCLFVIVGLILFLATPRVRQPLMFGDVEAADTCVEMQTVATDIPGPNVQTRTLVSGSEETRHDSSNGDNGTRSDRRFEQHSQNGHLVQVVGQTGQESDAWSIPRVVPSAPEYTFLAQNESVLEHSEPNRLDNQVVEQFRADTPESEYATLDQIELECAQLSQLESIHTRVSSSEHGPTSTLSSNTISSALQLEYEPSVHAEGALNISTIECEYETLDQAESGRVIPEHPELEYEISEQIQGEELSETIELDYENLDELNFRHERSKSCDLENKPSEQEQVRQEMSDPTELDYEDLETINSRLESVYNNT, from the exons ATGGCTGTTACTGTGCCTTGCTTCAGACATCTGACATTCACTGCATGGGCTATTTACATCATCGCATTCATTCTGATCCTCACTGCCGCCTCAACTAGCCATTGGTTAGTTTGGGAGTCAACCGGACAACATCAAGGAGTCTTCCCTTGTTGCCCTACATTCCAATGCCAACAAAGTTCTTCCGCTACAG TCGACAAAATGGAAGCCTTCTTAGGCTTGTTTATTACCGGCTATACGGTAGTCTTGGCAACAGGTCTGACTTCAGTTGTGTTTGTGTGGAGGAATAAAGAATTGAAATGTCTTCCATGTTTTCCAGCCATTGCATGTCTCTTAGGATCTGGAG GTGTTTTGCTTATTGCTGCGGCCATTGCCTTTGGTGTTGATATTCCAAATAGGACCAGGACATTGATTTACAACAATTGTGCCCTATCAGCCGAAGTTGAACTAGCCGAGTCTTATTCCCTCTTCGTAGTTGGAAGCTGTTTGTTCGTGATCGTTGGTCTGATACTCTTCCTGGCCACACCCCGAGTCCGCCAGCCTTTGATGTTCGGGGATGTCGAGGCTGCAGATACCTGCGTAGAGATGCAGACTGTCGCCACAGACATTCCAGGGCCAAATGTTCAGACTAGGACGTTGGTCTCAGGGAGTGAAGAAACAAGGCATGACAGCAGTAATGGAGATAATGGCACCAGGAGTGACAGACGTTTTGAACAACACTCACAGAATGGTCACTTAGTTCAAGTGGTTGGTCAAACTGGTCAAGAATCGGACGCTTGGAGCATCCCCAGAGTTGTACCGTCTGCACCGGAGTACACATTTTTAGCCCAAAATGAATCAGTTTTAGAGCATTCAGAACCAAATAGATTAGATAATCAAGTTGTAGAACAATTCAGAGCAGACACTCCTGAATCGGAATATGCCACTTTAGATCAGATAGAACTAGAGTGTGCTCAATTAAGTCAGTTGGAGTCCATTCACACCAGGGTAAGTAGCTCTGAACATGGTCCGACATCAACATTATCAAGTAACACCATTTCATCAGCGTTACAGCTTGAATACGAGCCTTCTGTACACGCAGAAGGTGCTCTAAACATTTCAACGATAGAATGTGAGTATGAGACATTAGATCAAGCAGAAAGTGGTCGAGTTATCCCAGAGCATCCAGAACTTGAGTACGAAATCTCCGAGCAGATTCAAGGAGAAGAACTTTCAGAAACGATTGAACTTGACTATGAGAATTTAGATGAACTAAATTTTAGGCATGAACGGTCAAAGTCATGTGATCTCGAGAATAAACCTTCAGAGCAGGAACAAGTCCGTCAAGAAATGTCAGACCCAACAGAACTAGACTATGAAGATTTAGAGACGATCAATTCACGATTAGAGTCCGTGTACAATAATACTTAG